One genomic window of Ruminococcus gauvreauii includes the following:
- a CDS encoding DUF1934 domain-containing protein, with translation MTKQVLISIKGLQFMSGEAYDDDTDPVEVITVGEYYQRNGKHYVRYDEAFEGFAEDAKNILKISGDVLEVRKKGVINVHMVFEENKKNISYYTTPFGTMQMGIAATHVKISEAEDNIDVKVEYALEVNEEHVADCSLEMNIKSKEAKDFALS, from the coding sequence ATGACAAAACAAGTATTGATCAGCATCAAGGGACTTCAGTTTATGAGCGGAGAGGCCTATGATGATGATACGGATCCGGTGGAAGTGATCACAGTAGGAGAGTACTACCAGCGAAACGGTAAGCATTATGTCAGATATGACGAGGCGTTTGAAGGGTTTGCGGAGGATGCCAAAAATATTCTGAAGATCTCAGGGGATGTTCTGGAGGTCAGAAAGAAAGGCGTGATCAATGTACATATGGTGTTTGAGGAAAACAAAAAGAATATCTCCTACTACACCACACCGTTCGGCACGATGCAGATGGGAATTGCTGCAACCCATGTAAAAATCTCAGAGGCGGAGGACAATATTGATGTGAAGGTTGAATATGCGCTGGAGGTGAATGAGGAACACGTTGCAGACTGTTCTCTTGAGATGAATATCAAATCAAAAGAAGCCAAAGATTTCGCGTTAAGCTGA
- the murI gene encoding glutamate racemase has product MSIDRLAPIGVFDSGVGGLTVAREIMRNLPAERIVYFGDTARVPYGSKSKETVIRYSRQIIRFLRTQDVKAIVVACNTASALALEAIEKELDIPIIGVVKPGARVAAAVTKNRRIGVIGTESTIQSHMYRSFICEIDPEITVVGKACPLFVPLVEEGWLKDPVTDEVARRYLKELKNENIDSLILGCTHYPLLRGTVKKIMGDAVELVNPAYETARELGSLLKKLDMDNPGVKEEEFPYRFYVSDAAEKFKQFANSILPYDVRVTQQVNIEEY; this is encoded by the coding sequence ATGAGCATAGACAGACTGGCCCCGATCGGGGTCTTTGATTCGGGCGTGGGCGGTTTGACGGTTGCGCGTGAGATCATGCGGAATCTGCCTGCCGAACGGATCGTGTATTTCGGGGATACCGCACGTGTGCCGTATGGCAGCAAATCTAAAGAGACAGTCATCCGCTACTCCCGGCAGATTATCCGTTTTCTTCGCACACAGGATGTCAAGGCGATTGTCGTTGCCTGCAATACGGCCAGTGCGCTTGCACTGGAAGCGATAGAAAAAGAACTCGATATACCGATCATCGGTGTGGTGAAACCGGGCGCCCGTGTGGCGGCGGCGGTTACAAAGAACCGGAGGATCGGGGTTATCGGGACAGAAAGCACGATACAAAGTCATATGTACCGCAGTTTTATCTGCGAGATCGATCCGGAAATCACGGTGGTAGGGAAAGCGTGCCCGCTTTTTGTCCCGCTTGTCGAGGAGGGGTGGCTGAAAGACCCTGTGACAGACGAGGTCGCCCGGCGTTATCTGAAGGAACTTAAAAACGAGAATATAGATTCTCTGATACTGGGATGCACCCATTATCCGCTGCTTCGAGGCACTGTGAAGAAAATCATGGGGGATGCGGTTGAACTTGTAAATCCGGCGTATGAGACTGCACGGGAACTGGGAAGTCTGCTGAAAAAACTGGATATGGATAATCCGGGGGTGAAAGAAGAAGAGTTTCCTTACCGCTTCTATGTGAGTGACGCAGCGGAAAAATTTAAACAATTTGCAAACTCTATCCTGCCGTATGACGTGCGTGTGACACAGCAGGTAAATATCGAGGAGTATTAG
- the spoIIR gene encoding stage II sporulation protein R: MRNITWKKRNIMISVLAAALLCAVCTAGILKINEGAVQQGIARSVIRFHVLANSNSQEDQDLKMQVKADVVEEMQGMLKGARSVEESRSVIEENLPQIQSYANERVKEYGYDYPVSAGLVTTWFPVKEYGDCTFPAGQYEALQIRIGEAEGRNWWCVLYPGLCFTDAVHAVVPEEKKEELSHVLTDDEYETIMNGGRVKVRFRWFS, encoded by the coding sequence ATGCGGAATATAACTTGGAAAAAAAGAAATATTATGATATCAGTGCTTGCGGCTGCGCTGCTGTGTGCAGTATGCACCGCCGGCATCTTAAAAATAAACGAGGGAGCCGTCCAGCAGGGGATCGCCCGTTCCGTGATACGGTTTCATGTGCTGGCAAACAGCAATTCGCAGGAGGATCAGGATCTGAAGATGCAGGTGAAGGCCGATGTGGTGGAAGAGATGCAGGGGATGCTTAAAGGTGCCCGGTCGGTTGAGGAGAGCCGGTCAGTGATCGAAGAAAACCTTCCACAGATACAGAGTTATGCAAATGAACGTGTAAAAGAATACGGTTACGACTATCCCGTCAGCGCCGGACTGGTAACGACCTGGTTTCCGGTGAAAGAATACGGAGACTGTACATTTCCGGCGGGGCAATATGAGGCGCTGCAGATCAGAATCGGGGAGGCCGAGGGAAGAAACTGGTGGTGCGTGCTGTATCCCGGACTGTGCTTTACCGATGCCGTCCATGCTGTTGTTCCGGAGGAGAAAAAGGAAGAGCTCTCACATGTACTGACGGATGATGAATACGAAACAATCATGAACGGAGGCCGGGTGAAGGTGCGCTTCCGCTGGTTTTCCTGA
- a CDS encoding Ger(x)C family spore germination protein, translating into MRRFGCFAVLMILLWSMWGCGGVEPEKRAYPLVVSVDIQDGQCQVIYGMANLSFSTGQDKSGGDSGENGNTTLLFTGKNMQEILQMYNRTQESYLDLGHVQVFILGKNLASRPRDLDQVLQYLENQPILGDGANVFVSEDPKKIMELNGSRVESLGTYLTGIYENRPDDREDMMVTLQDVYREWHRGGSLTLPDLDVEEDFPEIV; encoded by the coding sequence ATGAGACGTTTTGGTTGTTTTGCGGTGTTGATGATTTTGCTGTGGTCCATGTGGGGATGCGGCGGTGTTGAACCGGAAAAACGCGCATATCCGCTGGTCGTGAGCGTTGATATTCAGGACGGACAGTGTCAGGTCATCTACGGGATGGCAAACCTTTCATTCTCCACTGGACAGGACAAGAGTGGCGGGGACTCGGGTGAGAACGGCAATACGACACTTTTGTTTACCGGAAAGAATATGCAGGAAATCCTTCAGATGTATAACCGGACGCAGGAAAGCTATCTTGATCTGGGTCATGTGCAGGTGTTTATTCTCGGAAAGAATCTGGCAAGCCGGCCGCGGGATCTGGATCAGGTTCTTCAGTATCTGGAGAACCAGCCCATCCTGGGGGACGGAGCCAATGTTTTCGTGAGTGAAGACCCGAAGAAGATTATGGAACTCAATGGCAGCCGTGTGGAATCTCTTGGCACCTATCTGACGGGTATCTATGAAAATCGTCCGGATGACCGTGAAGATATGATGGTGACACTGCAGGATGTCTACCGGGAATGGCACAGGGGAGGGAGCCTTACCCTGCCGGACCTGGATGTGGAGGAAGACTTTCCCGAGATTGTATAA
- a CDS encoding GerAB/ArcD/ProY family transporter: MFSDNHRISRRQLGRQLALGLSGTFLLVIPRLPQLYGVSGIISCVIGLLALWIYLFFMVRNTASTKSLRQRMSRPAYMAVTVFFLSYLVLGGGYLVRMVAGMIKASLVTEYSIWVIAGLLVLTAVIGTGSDIQRRARIGEISALPVIGALFLLLVLAAFQGGGISSEMLQRTDAKTVLCGAYDFFCAFSITGVVPFLMSNVERPQGSVKALYTGSGTAALLAVGGLCVMQAVFGVYGMQEKEFPVTALMSAVSFPGNFLDRFDIIWMIFLLFALFYAVGTILFYSHHLVNDRDNTAVRLIFAVLVFAAAFVEWNGGSVDDLYPLAVRYFYMPLFVIFGLFVCRIRRKT; the protein is encoded by the coding sequence GTGTTTTCGGATAATCATCGTATTTCAAGGCGTCAGCTGGGACGTCAGCTGGCGCTTGGGCTTTCCGGTACCTTTCTGCTTGTCATTCCGAGGCTGCCGCAGCTGTATGGGGTATCCGGAATCATAAGCTGTGTGATCGGGCTTCTGGCACTCTGGATTTACCTGTTCTTTATGGTGCGCAACACGGCATCGACGAAGAGCCTGAGACAGAGGATGAGCCGGCCGGCATATATGGCTGTGACTGTATTTTTTCTGAGTTATCTGGTGCTTGGAGGGGGTTATCTCGTACGTATGGTTGCAGGGATGATCAAGGCTTCACTGGTCACCGAATACAGCATCTGGGTTATCGCCGGGCTTCTGGTGCTGACGGCTGTGATCGGCACAGGAAGTGATATTCAGAGGCGGGCGAGGATCGGTGAGATCAGTGCGCTCCCGGTCATCGGCGCACTTTTTCTTCTTCTTGTGCTGGCCGCTTTCCAGGGAGGCGGTATCTCTTCCGAAATGCTGCAGCGGACAGACGCCAAAACAGTGCTTTGCGGGGCTTACGATTTCTTCTGTGCCTTTTCGATCACAGGTGTCGTTCCCTTTCTGATGAGCAATGTGGAACGTCCGCAGGGAAGTGTAAAGGCGCTGTATACAGGCAGCGGGACCGCGGCGCTTCTGGCCGTGGGCGGTCTTTGCGTGATGCAGGCGGTGTTCGGCGTCTACGGCATGCAGGAGAAGGAGTTTCCGGTGACGGCTTTAATGTCAGCGGTATCGTTTCCGGGAAATTTTCTGGACCGCTTTGATATCATCTGGATGATATTTCTGTTGTTTGCGCTTTTTTATGCGGTCGGCACCATATTGTTTTACAGCCACCATCTGGTGAATGACAGGGATAACACTGCGGTCCGCCTGATATTTGCGGTACTTGTCTTTGCCGCCGCGTTTGTGGAATGGAACGGCGGAAGCGTCGATGACCTGTATCCGCTGGCAGTCAGGTATTTCTACATGCCTCTGTTTGTGATATTCGGACTTTTTGTTTGCAGGATCAGGAGGAAAACATGA
- a CDS encoding spore germination protein: MQKTATEATTPVSLNIKDNQEYVQEKCRGCDDIIQRPMKLGEGKKIDCLVVYIEVAVSNMALEESVIGKLINKLWTVPDQEMYDFLKDNSLGISDVKQLDTMEEAMKAMLAGNAVMFVNGYEKAIKIGSKGYPGMGVMKAESEKVLRGSNEGFSDSVKINTSLIRKRVRSTGLKVKEMQVGLRSDTMTALVYIEDLIYPHLLEEIEERIRQYQIDGILESGMLEQLTEERWLSLFPQFQTTERPDRAAMEVLDGRIILICDNSPVALILPTTLNSFIQVSEDRYNRFEIVSFQRLIRYGAVLLAMLLSGIYLAVIRFHTQVLPTNLLLSFAEARHGVPFSSLVEVVFMELAFELIREAGVRMPGPLGGTIGIVGGLIIGDAAVSANLVSPMSVVIVALSALSSFAIPNEEFSAPFRLLKFGFIVLGGYFGIFGIVMGLYMLTGHLAGLVSFGIPYLMPFVGSDLTGYHDERDALVRAPFRMLKRRPIFSRRDQRVRMKKEES, from the coding sequence ATGCAGAAGACAGCCACAGAAGCAACAACCCCGGTATCTTTGAACATCAAGGATAATCAGGAGTACGTGCAGGAAAAATGCCGGGGATGTGACGATATTATCCAGAGACCGATGAAACTCGGAGAAGGGAAGAAAATAGACTGCCTGGTTGTTTACATTGAAGTTGCAGTCAGCAATATGGCGCTTGAGGAATCTGTGATCGGTAAACTGATCAACAAACTGTGGACCGTTCCGGACCAGGAGATGTATGATTTTTTAAAGGACAACAGTCTGGGAATCTCAGATGTCAAGCAGCTTGATACTATGGAAGAGGCCATGAAAGCCATGCTGGCCGGAAACGCTGTAATGTTTGTCAACGGCTATGAGAAGGCGATCAAAATCGGAAGCAAAGGCTATCCGGGTATGGGAGTGATGAAGGCGGAGTCTGAAAAGGTTCTGCGAGGCTCCAATGAGGGCTTTTCTGATTCTGTGAAAATTAACACCTCACTGATACGCAAGCGTGTCCGCAGCACCGGATTAAAGGTGAAAGAAATGCAGGTTGGACTGCGTTCCGATACGATGACAGCGCTTGTATACATCGAGGATCTGATCTATCCCCATCTGCTGGAAGAAATCGAGGAGCGGATCCGGCAGTATCAGATCGACGGCATACTGGAGAGCGGCATGCTGGAGCAGCTGACAGAGGAGCGATGGCTGTCACTGTTTCCGCAGTTCCAGACGACGGAACGGCCGGACCGTGCAGCTATGGAGGTACTGGACGGAAGGATCATTCTTATCTGCGATAATTCTCCGGTTGCACTGATTCTGCCGACGACACTGAACAGCTTTATACAGGTCAGCGAGGACCGTTACAATCGTTTTGAGATCGTTTCCTTTCAGCGCCTGATACGGTATGGGGCAGTACTGCTGGCGATGCTGCTGTCCGGCATTTACCTCGCAGTTATCCGGTTCCACACACAGGTGCTGCCGACGAACCTGCTGCTCTCTTTTGCAGAGGCAAGGCACGGGGTTCCCTTCTCCAGCCTGGTGGAGGTTGTATTCATGGAACTGGCGTTTGAACTGATCCGGGAGGCGGGCGTGCGGATGCCCGGTCCCCTGGGCGGTACGATCGGCATCGTGGGAGGCCTTATCATAGGAGATGCGGCTGTCAGCGCTAATCTGGTCAGCCCGATGTCGGTTGTGATCGTCGCGCTGAGTGCTCTCAGCTCTTTTGCAATTCCCAACGAGGAATTTTCGGCGCCGTTTCGTCTGCTGAAGTTCGGTTTCATTGTTCTGGGCGGTTACTTTGGAATCTTTGGAATCGTCATGGGACTGTATATGCTGACAGGCCATCTGGCAGGTCTTGTGAGCTTTGGGATTCCGTATCTGATGCCTTTTGTCGGATCCGATCTGACGGGGTATCATGACGAGCGTGACGCGCTGGTACGCGCGCCGTTCCGCATGCTGAAGCGGCGGCCGATCTTTTCGCGCAGGGACCAGAGAGTGCGGATGAAAAAGGAGGAGTCATAA